The following are from one region of the Chromobacterium phragmitis genome:
- a CDS encoding GAF domain-containing protein, which yields MRPPPLPSNEAERVQALQELLILDTPPEDRFDILTTYCRSRFDVDIALISLVDRDRQWFKSRSGLNVSETPREISFCGHAILDTEVMEVPNAQTDERFADNPLVIGDPGIRFYVGAPLILSSGYCIGTLCIISKRPRQLAEEDRAHLQALARTVVSEIEASPAPC from the coding sequence ATGCGGCCTCCCCCGCTGCCCAGCAATGAAGCTGAACGCGTTCAGGCGTTGCAAGAGCTTTTGATTCTCGATACTCCGCCGGAAGATAGATTCGACATCCTGACGACGTATTGCCGCTCGCGTTTCGATGTCGATATCGCTTTGATCAGCCTGGTAGACCGCGATCGGCAGTGGTTCAAGTCCCGCAGCGGCTTGAACGTGAGCGAAACGCCGAGAGAAATCAGCTTTTGCGGGCATGCGATCCTGGATACCGAGGTGATGGAGGTTCCCAACGCGCAAACAGATGAACGTTTTGCCGACAACCCCTTGGTCATCGGGGACCCCGGCATTCGTTTCTACGTGGGCGCGCCGCTGATTTTGTCCTCTGGATACTGCATCGGCACGCTCTGCATCATCAGCAAGCGTCCCAGGCAATTGGCCGAAGAAGACCGGGCGCACTTGCAGGCGCTTGCCCGAACGGTCGTCTCGGAGATTGAAGCGTCTCCCGCCCCCTGCTAA
- a CDS encoding acyl-CoA thioesterase produces the protein MSVFSVEFKVRDYECDMQGIVNNGVYFNYLEHARHEFLLAKGIDFAELARDKINLVVVRSEMDYKASLTSGDQFAVTVAFEPVSRVRFGFRQQVVRASDGKVVLEGLVIGTAINERGRPAIPEGFAERLLA, from the coding sequence TTCCGTTGAATTCAAAGTGCGCGACTACGAGTGCGACATGCAGGGCATCGTCAACAACGGCGTTTACTTCAATTATCTGGAACACGCCCGCCACGAGTTTCTGCTGGCCAAGGGCATCGACTTCGCCGAGCTGGCGCGGGACAAGATCAACCTGGTCGTGGTGCGTTCCGAGATGGACTACAAGGCCTCGCTGACCAGCGGCGACCAGTTCGCCGTCACCGTGGCTTTCGAGCCGGTGTCGCGGGTGCGCTTCGGCTTCCGCCAGCAGGTGGTGCGCGCGTCCGACGGCAAGGTGGTGCTGGAAGGACTGGTGATCGGCACCGCGATCAACGAGCGCGGCCGCCCGGCGATTCCGGAGGGTTTTGCCGAACGCTTGCTGGCCTGA